A single genomic interval of Brevibacillus brevis harbors:
- a CDS encoding 2-hydroxyacid dehydrogenase: protein MSKQQVFVTRKLNPEVIAMLEKVAQVEQWTKNTPIPRELLLEKIEHVDAVLTMLTERVDEEFLACTKRLRVVANMAVGYDNIDLEACRRHEVIVTNTPDVLTESTADLAFALLMATGRRLTEANRFLLQGEWTSWSPTLMAGQNVYGSTLGIIGMGRIGEAVARRAKGFGMRILYHNRNRKPQAEQETGARYADLAELLQESDYVILLTPLTEDTRMLMGEKQFSLMKETAVFINVSRGGTVDESALYQALVDKKIWAAGLDVFAVEPVPMDNPLLRLPNVVALPHIGSATMQTRAEMARLAAANIVAVLSGRGPLTAV from the coding sequence ATGAGCAAGCAACAAGTTTTCGTTACGAGGAAACTCAACCCTGAAGTGATCGCGATGCTTGAAAAAGTAGCTCAGGTCGAGCAATGGACAAAAAATACGCCGATCCCGCGTGAATTGTTGCTGGAAAAGATTGAACATGTAGATGCCGTCTTGACCATGCTGACAGAACGAGTGGACGAGGAATTTTTGGCGTGTACAAAACGACTCCGCGTCGTGGCGAACATGGCGGTCGGTTACGACAATATTGATTTGGAAGCGTGCAGACGACACGAGGTCATCGTAACCAACACGCCCGATGTGCTGACAGAGTCTACAGCCGATTTGGCTTTCGCTTTATTGATGGCAACAGGACGCAGATTGACGGAAGCCAATCGGTTTTTATTGCAGGGGGAATGGACATCGTGGAGTCCGACCCTCATGGCTGGGCAAAATGTATATGGCTCGACTCTCGGGATTATTGGGATGGGGCGAATTGGGGAAGCGGTTGCGAGACGCGCCAAAGGATTTGGCATGCGGATTTTGTATCACAACCGGAATCGCAAACCGCAGGCTGAGCAAGAGACAGGAGCACGGTATGCTGATTTGGCGGAGCTTCTGCAAGAGTCCGATTACGTCATTCTGCTTACACCACTGACAGAGGACACACGCATGTTGATGGGGGAAAAACAATTTTCGCTCATGAAAGAAACGGCTGTGTTTATCAATGTTTCTCGTGGTGGGACAGTCGATGAGTCCGCACTGTACCAAGCGTTGGTAGATAAAAAAATTTGGGCGGCAGGTCTGGACGTTTTTGCGGTCGAGCCTGTCCCGATGGATAACCCGCTCTTGCGACTGCCGAATGTAGTCGCATTGCCACATATCGGTAGTGCAACTATGCAAACGAGGGCTGAGATGGCGAGGCTGGCTGCTGCTAATATCGTAGCGGTGCTAAGTGGAAGGGGACCACTAACTGCCGTATGA
- a CDS encoding phosphatidylglycerophosphatase A — protein MGEHPLNSESCLDFVIELLEKRGVSMNDIAEIVMFLQSKYIPDITLDICLDSVAAVLKKREVQNALLTGIQLDIFAEQKQLLPPLQAIIEADEPLYGIDEVLALAIVNLYGSIGFTNFGYVDKLKHGKLADLNDKRNGVHTFLDDLVGAVAAAASSRIAHRQKQQEECAES, from the coding sequence ATGGGTGAGCATCCACTAAATAGCGAGAGTTGTCTGGACTTCGTGATTGAGCTGTTGGAAAAACGAGGAGTCAGTATGAACGACATTGCTGAAATTGTCATGTTCCTACAGTCAAAATACATCCCGGACATCACCTTGGACATTTGTCTGGACAGTGTTGCTGCTGTCTTGAAAAAACGCGAGGTCCAAAACGCGTTACTGACCGGGATTCAACTCGACATCTTCGCCGAACAAAAGCAGCTACTGCCTCCGCTTCAGGCGATTATTGAAGCAGATGAGCCTCTATATGGTATAGACGAGGTACTCGCCCTCGCCATCGTCAACCTATACGGGAGCATCGGATTCACCAACTTTGGTTATGTAGACAAGCTAAAGCACGGCAAGCTCGCCGATCTCAACGACAAGCGTAATGGTGTCCATACTTTTTTGGACGACCTCGTCGGTGCGGTCGCAGCCGCCGCCTCCAGTCGTATTGCCCACCGCCAGAAGCAGCAGGAGGAATGCGCAGAATCATAA
- a CDS encoding TIGR01457 family HAD-type hydrolase, producing the protein MKQYKGYLLDLDGTIYRGKEAIPGAAAFITHLKTHQIPYLFLTNNSSASAQHVAERLVAMGIEAQARDVYTTSMATATYLREQAPAGTRVYVIGEAGLHDQLTDAGYVITEEDPAYVIVGIDRAFTYEKLAIAARAIRAGATFIATNADAALPTDAGLFPGNGSLVAAVSVASSTKPIVMGKPESIIVRYALDQLGTAAADTLIVGDNLYTDIEAGANSGLDSLLVLTGYSTREEADKHHAAPTHIAADLPEWQQRISL; encoded by the coding sequence GTGAAGCAATATAAAGGCTACTTGCTTGATCTGGATGGGACGATTTATCGGGGAAAAGAAGCGATTCCGGGAGCCGCAGCATTCATCACCCACTTAAAAACACATCAGATTCCGTATTTGTTCCTGACCAACAATTCTTCAGCCTCTGCACAGCACGTCGCAGAACGGTTGGTAGCAATGGGTATAGAAGCACAGGCTCGGGACGTGTATACCACAAGCATGGCGACCGCTACCTATTTACGAGAGCAGGCACCAGCGGGTACACGCGTCTACGTGATTGGAGAGGCAGGCTTGCATGATCAGCTGACGGATGCAGGCTATGTGATTACAGAAGAAGATCCGGCTTATGTCATTGTCGGGATTGACCGGGCTTTTACATATGAAAAGCTGGCGATCGCCGCGCGCGCGATCCGTGCAGGAGCCACTTTTATCGCTACAAATGCAGATGCAGCCCTGCCAACGGATGCCGGTCTGTTCCCCGGCAATGGTTCACTGGTGGCAGCCGTCTCAGTTGCGTCGTCGACCAAACCAATCGTGATGGGCAAACCAGAGTCTATCATCGTCCGTTACGCGCTGGATCAGCTTGGTACTGCTGCGGCAGACACGCTGATTGTCGGGGACAATTTATATACGGACATTGAGGCAGGTGCCAACAGCGGCTTGGACAGCCTACTTGTTTTGACAGGCTATTCCACACGCGAAGAAGCAGACAAGCATCACGCTGCGCCTACCCATATTGCGGCAGATTTGCCTGAATGGCAGCAACGAATCTCATTATGA
- a CDS encoding DUF4073 domain-containing protein: MKKMVSSIAASAILLGGILPVVDSAHAKENFSKKKMTMTFDVISDIQGDLRDFDHVLQDIHEENPKSEALIINGDITPRGYDFEYQAVQDVLDKNPHPENVWYSIGNHEFYVPKWKNPQTLAQSSWPNGTTEEELFDNFYQFSGEDKVYHQKEINGYPFLFLGTEKYMKYHDPKLWDEVYMSDEQLDWLKDNLKRYSKKDKNKPIFVFSHHVLPDSISGSRQNPYKNDYLNVDKLLDILKDYPQVVFFSSHTHWDLNLPDWAGKKKVKGGDKRGFTVVNTAGIETGWMSAGPDGGEKVTPDGGAFKQGLRLQVYGNDVVIQAYDYQHDKVIKKLGIRNGKIEQLPPDVQADDDNNVLVNATQYMEYAVGKQKNWRDFDPENPPTFPGNQVVYVRHKGEMNLEDGTPIMVKFKK; the protein is encoded by the coding sequence ATGAAAAAAATGGTATCAAGTATCGCTGCTTCTGCCATCTTGTTGGGTGGAATTCTGCCAGTCGTTGATTCCGCTCATGCAAAAGAAAACTTTTCTAAGAAAAAGATGACGATGACCTTTGACGTGATCAGTGACATCCAAGGAGACCTCCGAGATTTTGATCACGTTTTGCAAGACATCCATGAGGAAAATCCAAAGTCCGAAGCGCTGATCATTAACGGTGATATTACTCCTCGCGGTTACGATTTTGAATATCAAGCCGTGCAAGATGTGCTCGATAAAAATCCTCATCCTGAAAACGTGTGGTACAGCATCGGTAATCATGAGTTTTATGTGCCGAAGTGGAAAAATCCCCAAACGCTTGCACAAAGTAGCTGGCCAAACGGCACAACGGAAGAAGAGTTGTTCGATAACTTTTACCAATTTAGCGGAGAAGACAAAGTCTATCACCAAAAAGAAATCAATGGATATCCCTTTCTCTTCCTCGGTACAGAAAAATACATGAAATACCACGATCCAAAATTGTGGGATGAAGTATACATGAGCGACGAGCAACTGGATTGGCTGAAGGATAATCTGAAGCGTTATAGTAAGAAGGACAAGAATAAGCCCATTTTTGTATTCTCCCATCATGTGCTCCCGGACAGTATCTCGGGCTCCAGACAAAATCCATACAAGAACGATTACCTGAATGTGGACAAGCTCCTTGACATCTTGAAAGACTATCCGCAAGTTGTTTTCTTCTCAAGCCACACCCATTGGGACCTGAACCTGCCGGACTGGGCAGGCAAAAAGAAAGTCAAAGGCGGAGACAAACGCGGCTTTACCGTCGTAAACACGGCTGGCATTGAAACGGGATGGATGTCAGCCGGTCCAGACGGGGGCGAAAAGGTCACGCCGGATGGAGGGGCTTTCAAGCAAGGGCTGCGCTTGCAAGTGTACGGTAATGATGTCGTCATCCAAGCATATGACTACCAACACGACAAAGTAATTAAGAAGCTCGGCATCCGTAATGGAAAAATCGAGCAGTTGCCGCCGGATGTACAGGCGGATGATGATAATAATGTGCTTGTCAACGCGACGCAATATATGGAGTACGCAGTTGGCAAGCAAAAAAACTGGCGGGATTTTGATCCCGAAAATCCACCGACATTTCCAGGAAACCAGGTCGTGTATGTCCGTCATAAAGGGGAAATGAACCTGGAAGACGGCACGCCAATCATGGTCAAATTCAAAAAATAA
- a CDS encoding helix-turn-helix transcriptional regulator has product MTNEGTSTRDQILHMLKVKGSLPVSDMAVELGITEMAVRRHLNTLERDNLIKSTLVRQAMGRPTNVYSLSQEADELFPRNYSHLTLDFLQDIKEIDGLSKIEMLFRRRENRLEETYRSHMQGDLENRVAKLAELQNDKGYMVEWEKDENGDGYRIQEFNCPISQVAREFNQACSCELSLFRRVLNANVEQTTCMAKGGDKCVFHIKEAK; this is encoded by the coding sequence ATGACAAACGAAGGAACGTCCACTCGTGATCAAATCCTGCACATGCTCAAGGTCAAAGGTTCACTCCCTGTCAGCGACATGGCCGTCGAGCTAGGGATTACGGAAATGGCGGTTCGACGTCATTTGAACACCCTGGAGAGAGATAATTTGATCAAGTCTACGCTTGTTCGCCAAGCGATGGGGCGCCCAACGAATGTTTATTCATTGTCGCAGGAAGCAGACGAACTGTTCCCGCGCAATTATTCTCATTTGACATTAGATTTTTTACAGGACATAAAGGAAATCGACGGTTTGTCCAAAATAGAGATGCTATTTAGACGCCGCGAGAATCGCTTGGAGGAGACTTATCGCTCCCACATGCAAGGTGACTTGGAAAATCGTGTAGCCAAGTTGGCCGAGCTGCAAAACGATAAAGGATACATGGTGGAATGGGAAAAGGACGAAAATGGAGACGGTTATCGGATTCAGGAGTTCAATTGCCCAATCTCGCAAGTAGCCCGTGAATTCAACCAAGCGTGTAGCTGTGAGCTTTCCTTGTTCCGCCGGGTTTTGAATGCCAATGTCGAGCAAACCACGTGCATGGCAAAAGGCGGAGACAAATGCGTGTTTCACATCAAAGAAGCGAAATAA
- a CDS encoding DUF86 domain-containing protein: MYDVNTKRIDQVLEHMSRMLDLLDKLSERGAKAVLADEVAVAAMERALHLSIEGIVDVGNALIDGFIMRDPGSYSDIVEILRDEQVITDEQALILTRVTDFRKHLVNDYTSVPVNEMYSLVEEAAGTIRQFEPQVRAFLKKELF; encoded by the coding sequence ATGTACGACGTGAATACAAAGCGAATCGACCAAGTATTGGAACATATGTCTCGTATGCTTGATCTGTTGGACAAGCTCAGCGAACGAGGAGCCAAAGCCGTTTTGGCAGATGAAGTTGCTGTTGCAGCGATGGAGCGAGCCCTGCACTTGTCTATCGAAGGAATAGTGGATGTCGGAAACGCGCTGATCGACGGATTCATTATGCGAGATCCAGGCAGCTACAGCGACATCGTGGAAATTTTGCGGGATGAGCAAGTCATCACGGATGAACAGGCTTTGATCCTGACACGTGTAACTGATTTCCGCAAGCACCTGGTCAATGATTATACAAGTGTGCCGGTCAATGAGATGTACAGCCTGGTAGAAGAGGCTGCCGGTACCATTCGTCAGTTTGAGCCACAGGTGAGAGCGTTCCTGAAAAAAGAACTGTTTTAA
- the glpX gene encoding class II fructose-bisphosphatase — protein sequence MERELALEIVRVTEMAALASSHWMGRGKKNEADGAATSAMRAMFDTINMRGTVVIGEGELDEAPMLYIGEKLGNPEAGGPEVDVAVDPLEGTTIVAKGHNNAMSVIAIGDRGTLLHAPDMYMMKMAVGKRAAGLINLYDPVDKMIEVVAKANNKRVQDVTVIIQERDRHQAIIDAIREKGARVKLFGDGDVGAAIAACLPHTGIDLFLGIGGAPEGVISAAAIKCLGGDMQAQLKPQNDSERERCIKMGLVNPEQLLTLNDLVKGDDAIFAATGVSDGELLQGVRYLGDDMVETHSIVMRAKTKTIRFVRAVHNTEHKPNLLWK from the coding sequence GTGGAACGCGAATTGGCTCTGGAAATTGTGCGGGTAACGGAAATGGCTGCACTCGCCTCTTCTCACTGGATGGGACGCGGGAAAAAGAATGAAGCAGATGGAGCAGCGACCAGCGCCATGCGCGCCATGTTTGACACGATCAACATGAGGGGTACCGTCGTCATTGGCGAAGGTGAACTGGATGAGGCCCCCATGCTCTATATCGGTGAAAAGCTCGGTAACCCGGAAGCAGGCGGTCCTGAGGTAGATGTGGCGGTTGATCCGCTTGAAGGAACGACGATTGTCGCCAAGGGTCACAACAATGCCATGTCTGTTATCGCCATTGGCGACCGTGGTACACTGTTGCATGCACCAGACATGTACATGATGAAAATGGCCGTCGGCAAGCGAGCTGCCGGACTAATCAACCTTTACGATCCCGTGGATAAAATGATAGAGGTTGTAGCAAAAGCAAACAACAAGCGCGTGCAAGATGTGACCGTCATTATTCAGGAACGCGACCGCCACCAGGCGATTATTGACGCCATTCGTGAAAAGGGTGCGCGAGTGAAGCTTTTTGGAGATGGCGATGTGGGTGCTGCGATTGCTGCTTGTCTGCCGCATACAGGGATTGACCTGTTCCTGGGTATCGGTGGTGCGCCAGAGGGCGTGATCAGTGCTGCGGCGATCAAGTGCCTGGGTGGCGACATGCAAGCCCAGCTCAAGCCGCAAAACGACAGCGAGCGCGAGCGCTGCATCAAAATGGGGCTCGTCAATCCGGAGCAGCTCTTGACGCTGAACGATCTGGTCAAAGGGGACGACGCCATTTTTGCAGCAACGGGTGTCTCTGATGGAGAGCTGTTGCAAGGCGTGCGCTATCTCGGTGATGATATGGTGGAAACTCATTCGATCGTCATGCGTGCCAAAACCAAAACCATTCGCTTTGTCCGCGCTGTACACAATACCGAACACAAACCAAATCTTTTATGGAAGTAG
- a CDS encoding DUF3055 domain-containing protein, which produces MANDLFYLYDEAEDTRTRFVSFTGEATRFDLAITTTNRFYGKAIVINIQNGRSAIIGHDDLEEEGYLEFAFNLNEREAEELKAFLEAAI; this is translated from the coding sequence ATGGCAAATGATTTGTTCTACTTGTACGACGAAGCTGAGGATACTCGAACGCGCTTTGTCAGCTTCACAGGCGAAGCTACGCGTTTTGACCTCGCGATTACAACGACCAACCGTTTTTATGGGAAGGCGATTGTCATTAATATTCAAAATGGACGCTCCGCTATTATTGGACATGATGATCTGGAAGAAGAAGGCTATCTGGAATTCGCGTTCAACTTGAATGAGCGTGAAGCAGAAGAATTGAAAGCATTTTTGGAAGCAGCCATTTAA
- a CDS encoding YutD family protein encodes MDVVYMRKEEASLIRTQAGTYEVMEVNRDGWNLEAFKERYSDILDKYDYIVGDWGYGQLRLRGFYTDANRKVPFEQRIAALDEYLHEFCNFGCPYFVLRKVKANVGNGDDQSGQDEAAFDVIIDIRQDIPREEGGSSPYVERKERRRYHPRQNKQDRQNNAGADRNGAGRNERGEKPKFQKDRPDKNGKDANSRERRPNQLKPNRERDKVPTGPNTPKRDS; translated from the coding sequence ATGGACGTAGTATACATGCGTAAGGAGGAAGCGAGTTTGATTCGCACGCAAGCCGGTACTTATGAAGTCATGGAAGTAAATCGAGACGGCTGGAACCTTGAAGCGTTCAAGGAGCGCTATAGCGATATCCTCGACAAGTACGATTATATTGTAGGGGACTGGGGCTATGGTCAGCTTCGTCTTCGTGGGTTTTATACTGACGCTAATCGCAAAGTACCGTTCGAGCAGCGGATCGCCGCTTTGGATGAGTACCTGCATGAGTTCTGCAATTTTGGTTGTCCGTACTTCGTTTTGCGCAAGGTAAAAGCAAACGTTGGCAACGGTGACGACCAAAGCGGGCAAGACGAAGCTGCCTTTGATGTCATCATTGATATTCGTCAGGACATTCCCCGTGAAGAGGGTGGCTCTTCGCCCTATGTAGAACGAAAAGAGCGCAGACGCTATCACCCGCGTCAAAATAAACAGGATCGCCAGAACAATGCTGGTGCTGATCGTAACGGGGCGGGGAGAAACGAGCGCGGGGAGAAGCCAAAGTTTCAAAAGGATCGACCCGATAAAAACGGCAAGGATGCCAACTCACGAGAGCGCCGTCCCAATCAATTGAAACCCAATCGCGAACGCGATAAAGTCCCAACAGGACCAAATACACCAAAGCGTGATTCCTAA
- a CDS encoding YhcN/YlaJ family sporulation lipoprotein, with product MLPLKKTWLYPAIAGIVLLASGCANNAAPNYTHPNKTMSYQSAPHVRNFDGMHVRNYDGMRSTNIDGYHHTRNYTGTSTTNFDGLHTRNYDGTRDGLHVRNGMGLTNNAGINYGVYPNGAYPHANVNNYNAYTSGMRPYNAFTDHKAGMGTAGVYNTPTGRHHSIYQQHAWNRGGAGVMQTGMPHMGYAQTDRQHMKTASVTNVYVDRDALAKAVGNVTASCPGVQRSTVLVTDKEVFVGVHTQGADAHTAKKQAKMNAESVSPRYYKVYVTDNPNDIQEIARVASRSSNVSTARTEDAKSIDTLIKRMGGTSHNVSTHKATTSR from the coding sequence GTGTTACCATTGAAAAAGACATGGTTGTATCCTGCAATTGCAGGTATTGTGCTCTTGGCTTCTGGTTGTGCAAATAATGCTGCGCCTAATTACACGCATCCGAACAAGACGATGTCGTACCAGTCTGCTCCGCACGTTCGAAATTTTGATGGAATGCACGTCCGTAACTACGATGGCATGCGCTCGACGAACATCGACGGGTATCATCACACTCGTAATTACACTGGTACAAGCACCACTAATTTCGACGGGCTTCATACCCGCAACTATGACGGAACACGTGATGGACTTCACGTCCGTAATGGCATGGGTCTGACAAACAATGCTGGGATTAACTATGGTGTATATCCAAATGGTGCCTATCCACATGCAAATGTAAACAACTACAACGCCTACACAAGCGGTATGAGACCGTACAATGCCTTTACGGATCATAAAGCAGGTATGGGTACAGCAGGTGTTTACAATACTCCGACCGGAAGACACCATTCCATTTATCAACAGCATGCTTGGAACCGCGGTGGAGCAGGAGTCATGCAAACCGGAATGCCACACATGGGCTATGCGCAGACTGACCGTCAGCATATGAAAACCGCCAGTGTAACAAACGTCTACGTAGACCGTGATGCATTGGCAAAAGCTGTAGGGAATGTCACTGCAAGTTGCCCTGGCGTTCAGCGTTCTACGGTCTTGGTAACGGATAAAGAAGTTTTTGTAGGTGTGCACACACAAGGAGCAGATGCGCACACAGCGAAAAAACAGGCAAAAATGAACGCCGAATCGGTTTCACCACGCTATTACAAAGTGTATGTTACCGATAATCCGAATGACATCCAAGAAATCGCTCGTGTAGCAAGCCGCTCCAGCAACGTGAGTACAGCGCGTACAGAAGATGCGAAAAGCATTGATACGCTTATCAAGCGTATGGGTGGAACATCCCATAACGTGTCAACTCACAAAGCTACAACCAGTCGCTAA
- the lipA gene encoding lipoyl synthase: MTQRKPEWLKINLVSGSELASFKELKQTMRTKTLHTVCEEAKCPNIHECWASGTATFMILGDICTRACRFCAVKTGLPTELDTAEPERVAEAAEQMRLKHVVVTSVARDDLADGGAQIFADTIRAIRRRLPFASVEVLIPDFMGNWDALKVVMDAKPDVLNHNIEAVRRMSDRVRARAKYDRTLELLKKAKEFQPSIPTKSSLMIGVGETMEEIIETMDDLRSVDVNIMTIGQYLQPTKKHLKVEKFYHPDEFAHLKDEGMKRGFSHVESGPLVRSSYHAHEQASAAKETIAKESMPKAQ; the protein is encoded by the coding sequence ATGACGCAACGCAAGCCGGAGTGGCTCAAGATCAACCTTGTTTCAGGATCAGAACTAGCCAGCTTTAAAGAGCTTAAGCAAACCATGCGCACGAAGACGCTACATACCGTTTGTGAAGAAGCAAAATGCCCCAACATTCATGAATGCTGGGCAAGCGGTACAGCAACTTTCATGATTTTGGGTGATATATGTACCCGTGCCTGTCGGTTTTGTGCAGTAAAAACTGGACTACCAACGGAGCTGGATACAGCTGAACCAGAACGTGTAGCAGAAGCAGCAGAACAAATGCGTTTGAAGCATGTCGTTGTTACTTCCGTTGCTCGTGATGATTTGGCAGATGGAGGCGCACAGATTTTTGCCGATACGATTCGTGCGATTCGTCGTCGACTGCCATTTGCCTCCGTAGAAGTATTGATTCCTGATTTTATGGGGAACTGGGATGCGTTAAAAGTGGTCATGGACGCAAAGCCTGACGTACTAAACCACAACATTGAGGCGGTTCGCAGGATGTCAGATCGCGTACGGGCAAGAGCCAAATACGATCGGACGCTGGAACTGTTGAAAAAGGCGAAGGAATTCCAGCCGAGCATTCCGACCAAGTCCAGCCTGATGATTGGTGTAGGGGAGACAATGGAGGAAATCATCGAAACGATGGATGACCTGCGTTCTGTCGACGTCAACATCATGACAATTGGCCAGTACTTGCAACCGACCAAGAAGCATTTGAAGGTAGAAAAGTTTTACCATCCAGATGAATTCGCTCACTTGAAGGATGAAGGCATGAAACGTGGCTTTAGTCACGTGGAGTCAGGTCCATTAGTACGCAGCTCGTATCACGCTCACGAGCAGGCGAGTGCCGCAAAGGAAACGATTGCGAAAGAATCTATGCCAAAAGCGCAATAA
- a CDS encoding ATP-binding protein, with product MKIEELVLRGFGKWQDATFRFAPGINLFYAPNESGKSTILQGIFAALYGMKRDYVKSARYLPEYEKYRPWQSGSYETIISYKLAGKTYRLHRQLTKEREEARLFLDPEWTEMTDLYLEDRRKERNFIEKHTGLTRSLFTDLTWIRREPLQAAEHLIPTFTTAEEANPAVQQILAELDREVALIGKKERAENTLLGKAATKVAQKEQEKESAKAAWRTISQLTLQIAEATEECQQLEQRRSRLQQRLERSTGQAKALQERWQRSHAPVSQQDWAWWEQTARSEAELAIHEEARRGFTHVNMPTDAVQQGDERLIPLQHDYEKGTQWLKQREALHVRLATLAVSALSTSPRSTASRSSRQGNQAKRKRGAVLMWGGAGILSVLGGIGFVSGHPVLGGISVTAALLLFGFGVFLLRVKGSTVGAKQAADHDAVQESQRVQEEIASLDAELATLVQRWGASNWDTFLERREELLKSTRKQQSEQLLSEMAKTKQEADLSASWGEALRTLLDQEKNALETEQGKLRIEMVEIEERLQELREQIARGNGEMAVHESLSLSRATDELEEAQAALRQLQNKRDALQLAREMLQESVGEWRRDSTPAVNQQASEIIEHITGGAYRDVRLDPRDGFAVRLLEPTKQMVLEQDQCSTGTIDQLYLAQRLALVHHAKQSEPLPLFFDDHFVHYDDERLRRTLDYIAMLAQEQQVFLFTCHERELRMLAPLLRQGNRHAVHQIG from the coding sequence ATGAAAATAGAGGAGCTAGTGCTGAGGGGCTTCGGAAAATGGCAGGATGCTACTTTTCGTTTTGCTCCAGGCATCAATCTGTTTTATGCCCCCAATGAGTCAGGAAAATCAACGATCCTACAAGGTATTTTCGCTGCCTTGTATGGAATGAAGCGCGATTACGTCAAATCAGCCCGATATTTGCCTGAATATGAAAAATACCGTCCGTGGCAGAGTGGCTCGTATGAAACGATCATTTCGTACAAATTAGCGGGGAAAACCTATCGCCTGCATCGCCAGTTAACGAAGGAACGGGAGGAGGCGCGCCTCTTTTTGGACCCCGAATGGACGGAAATGACTGATCTATATCTGGAAGACAGACGCAAGGAACGGAATTTTATCGAAAAGCATACGGGCCTTACACGAAGTCTATTTACGGATTTGACTTGGATCAGGAGGGAACCGCTTCAGGCGGCTGAACATTTGATTCCGACTTTTACGACTGCGGAAGAAGCCAATCCGGCTGTCCAACAAATTTTGGCGGAGCTGGATCGGGAGGTTGCCCTCATCGGCAAAAAAGAACGGGCCGAGAATACCCTTTTGGGAAAAGCCGCTACGAAGGTGGCCCAAAAAGAGCAGGAGAAGGAAAGCGCAAAAGCAGCGTGGCGAACGATCAGCCAACTGACGCTGCAAATAGCGGAAGCCACAGAAGAATGTCAGCAATTAGAGCAGCGGCGGAGCCGATTGCAGCAGCGTCTGGAGCGCTCAACCGGACAAGCAAAAGCGTTGCAGGAACGCTGGCAACGAAGTCATGCTCCTGTCAGTCAACAAGACTGGGCGTGGTGGGAGCAAACAGCTCGCTCTGAGGCTGAGTTAGCTATTCACGAAGAAGCAAGACGCGGTTTCACTCATGTAAACATGCCGACGGATGCTGTACAACAGGGTGATGAACGTCTCATTCCCTTACAACATGATTATGAAAAAGGCACACAATGGCTCAAGCAGCGAGAAGCATTGCATGTTCGTTTGGCGACCCTGGCTGTATCCGCCCTTTCTACAAGTCCGCGAAGTACTGCCTCACGCAGCTCCCGACAAGGCAATCAGGCGAAAAGGAAGCGGGGAGCTGTACTCATGTGGGGCGGCGCAGGGATACTGTCTGTTCTCGGGGGAATCGGCTTTGTGAGTGGACATCCCGTTCTGGGAGGAATTTCTGTGACTGCTGCTTTGTTGCTGTTCGGCTTTGGGGTTTTCTTGCTCCGAGTAAAAGGGAGTACGGTCGGAGCTAAACAGGCAGCGGATCATGATGCGGTACAGGAAAGTCAAAGGGTACAAGAAGAGATCGCTTCACTCGATGCTGAACTCGCCACACTCGTTCAGCGATGGGGTGCGAGTAATTGGGATACATTTTTGGAAAGACGGGAAGAGCTACTGAAAAGCACACGCAAGCAACAATCTGAGCAGCTTCTATCGGAGATGGCCAAAACGAAGCAGGAGGCCGATTTGTCTGCAAGCTGGGGTGAGGCACTTCGGACCTTGCTGGATCAGGAAAAAAACGCGCTTGAGACGGAGCAAGGCAAATTGCGCATCGAGATGGTGGAGATTGAGGAAAGACTACAGGAACTGCGTGAACAAATAGCCAGAGGAAATGGGGAGATGGCGGTTCATGAGAGCCTGTCATTATCTCGCGCGACTGATGAGCTTGAGGAAGCGCAGGCAGCACTTCGTCAGCTACAAAATAAGCGAGATGCCCTTCAATTGGCTCGGGAAATGCTGCAAGAGTCAGTAGGGGAATGGCGGCGGGATAGCACACCTGCTGTGAACCAGCAGGCTTCGGAGATCATCGAGCATATTACAGGGGGAGCGTATCGGGATGTCAGACTCGATCCCCGTGACGGATTTGCCGTCCGTTTGCTGGAACCGACCAAGCAAATGGTGCTCGAACAGGATCAATGTTCTACAGGGACTATTGATCAGCTATACCTTGCCCAACGTTTGGCCTTGGTGCATCATGCCAAGCAGTCGGAGCCATTGCCGCTCTTTTTCGATGATCATTTTGTCCATTATGATGACGAGCGCCTGCGTCGAACGCTTGACTATATAGCGATGCTGGCACAAGAACAGCAAGTGTTTCTCTTCACCTGTCATGAGCGAGAGCTGCGCATGCTTGCGCCATTGCTGCGTCAAGGGAACCGCCATGCCGTGCATCAGATCGGGTAA